Proteins encoded together in one Telopea speciosissima isolate NSW1024214 ecotype Mountain lineage chromosome 6, Tspe_v1, whole genome shotgun sequence window:
- the LOC122663718 gene encoding uncharacterized protein LOC122663718 isoform X2: protein MNFGGFFRDPVGENQHKSNGCSPCAIPALQQVMSATRGATDALSGVGGHVNTTLRRLGAKNIEAGIGCGVGFGHGFGVGLALKPGVIHRVQSCLGQAMASLMMKFGIVPGLQVGQKFLPGSLQSSLSMINETSMQNPIGNIMQSASKTLEHTSQGLSREGTLNMGSKYEAFTSKEASVDTFLGTRSEKVVSSFLQNPILKKEDVELNELAGRLRSENNVLQMVLKHQQVIEELMEENEKLRLILVEELKVPPSKLQLSSSKTKFLSPCSDCFECRRRQRKLK from the exons ATGAATTTCGGAGGATTTTTCAGAGACCCAGTTGGGGAAAATCAACATAAATCAAATGGTTGCAGCCCAT GTGCAATACCTGCACTGCAGCAAGTTATGAGTGCCACCAGAGGTGCAACGGATGCTTTGTCTGGTGTCGGGGGACATGTCAATACAACA TTGAGAAGGTTGGGAGCAAAGAATATTGAAGCTGGTATTGGATGTGGAGTTGGTTTTGGTCATGGTTTTGGAGTCG GCCTTGCTTTAAAGCCTGGTGTGATTCATCGTGTTCAATCTTGTCTTGGA cAAGCAATGGCAAGTTTGATGATGAAGTTTGGAATTGTTCCTGGCTTACAAGTTGGTCAGAAATTCCTCCCAGGGTCCTTGCAAAGCAGCTTGAGCATGATAAATGAGACCTCAATGCAAAATCCAATTGGAAATATCATGCAATCAGCATCAAAAACCCTGGAACACACTTCTCAAGGATTATCAAGGGAGGGAACATTGAATATGGGATCCAAATATGAAGCTTTTACATCTAAAGAAGCTTCAGTGGATACATTCCTTGGTACTCGGTCAGAAAAAGTTGTCAGCAGTTTCTTGCAGAATCCAATTTTGAAAAAGGAGGATGTTGAACTTAATGAATTG GCTGGACGCTTGCGATCAGAAAACAATGTTCTTCAAATG GTATTGAAACACCAACAAGTCATTGAAGAGCTAATGGAGGAAAATGAAAAGCTTCGTCTAATACTGGTGGAAGAACTGAAAGTTCCACCCAGCAAGCTCCAACTCAGCAGCTCGAAAACTAAATTTCTCAGTCCATGTTCTGATTGTTTTGAATGCCGCAGAAGACAAAGAAAACTGAAATGA
- the LOC122663718 gene encoding uncharacterized protein LOC122663718 isoform X3 — MEKSKIGGGPPGKLAIQIENPFALKVGQVFTGFGIGCGIGIGVGRPLNFGAIPALQQVMSATRGATDALSGVGGHVNTTLRRLGAKNIEAGIGCGVGFGHGFGVGLALKPGVIHRVQSCLGQAMASLMMKFGIVPGLQVGQKFLPGSLQSSLSMINETSMQNPIGNIMQSASKTLEHTSQGLSREGTLNMGSKYEAFTSKEASVDTFLGTRSEKVVSSFLQNPILKKEDVELNELAGRLRSENNVLQMVSFCWY; from the exons ATGGAGAAAAGTAAAATTGGTGGTGGTCCGCCCGGGAAGCTTGCAATTCAAATAGAGAATCCGTTTGCTTTGAAGGTGGGTCAAGTCTTCACTGGCTTTGGCATCGGTTGTGGTATTGGGATCGGCGTCGGCCGCCCTTTAAACTTTG GTGCAATACCTGCACTGCAGCAAGTTATGAGTGCCACCAGAGGTGCAACGGATGCTTTGTCTGGTGTCGGGGGACATGTCAATACAACA TTGAGAAGGTTGGGAGCAAAGAATATTGAAGCTGGTATTGGATGTGGAGTTGGTTTTGGTCATGGTTTTGGAGTCG GCCTTGCTTTAAAGCCTGGTGTGATTCATCGTGTTCAATCTTGTCTTGGA cAAGCAATGGCAAGTTTGATGATGAAGTTTGGAATTGTTCCTGGCTTACAAGTTGGTCAGAAATTCCTCCCAGGGTCCTTGCAAAGCAGCTTGAGCATGATAAATGAGACCTCAATGCAAAATCCAATTGGAAATATCATGCAATCAGCATCAAAAACCCTGGAACACACTTCTCAAGGATTATCAAGGGAGGGAACATTGAATATGGGATCCAAATATGAAGCTTTTACATCTAAAGAAGCTTCAGTGGATACATTCCTTGGTACTCGGTCAGAAAAAGTTGTCAGCAGTTTCTTGCAGAATCCAATTTTGAAAAAGGAGGATGTTGAACTTAATGAATTG GCTGGACGCTTGCGATCAGAAAACAATGTTCTTCAAATGGTGAGCTTTTGTTG GTATTGA
- the LOC122665197 gene encoding basic blue protein-like, with protein sequence MAKFILFFYVVSFLCLVLTCSATLYIVGDTSGWDVSTNLNSWVKNKTFNVGDVLLFQYVSSTYTVNEVTRNNFNGCDVTRAFKIYTGGNSTITLTKPGDRFFICGTKLYCLTGMKLQVHVNGIQGAGAPAGAPASAPGLAPQASTALTHASPHLSTSDGSLHGGRDSLFAVCLGVVLITLLSVAIV encoded by the exons ATGGCTAagtttattctcttcttctatgtTGTTTCCTTTCTCTGCCTTGTACTAACATGTAGTGCTACATTGTATATAGTGGGAGATACCTCTGGTTGGGATGTAAGTACTAACCTCAACTCATGGGTCAAGAACAAAACCTTCAATGTTGGAGATGTTCTTT TGTTTCAGTACGTATCTTCTACCTACACTGTTAATGAGGTAACAAGAAACAACTTCAATGGATGCGATGTGACCCGGGCTTTCAAAATATATACCGGAGGTAACTCGACGATTACTTTGACGAAACCCGGCGATAGATTCTTCATCTGTGGTACTAAATTATATTGCCTTACTGGGATGAAGCTCCAAGTTCATGTTAATGGAATTCAAGGGGCTGGTGCTCCGGCTGGTGCTCCGGCTAGTGCACCAGGGTTAGCACCACAAGCTTCCACAGCTCTTACTCACGCTTCACCTCATTTGTCTACTTCAGATGGGTCTCTTCATGGTGGAAGGGATTCTCTATTTGCAGTTTGTCTTGGTGTAGTACTAATCACTCTTCTATCAGTTGCTATTGTTTGA
- the LOC122663718 gene encoding uncharacterized protein LOC122663718 isoform X1: MEKSKIGGGPPGKLAIQIENPFALKVGQVFTGFGIGCGIGIGVGRPLNFGAIPALQQVMSATRGATDALSGVGGHVNTTLRRLGAKNIEAGIGCGVGFGHGFGVGLALKPGVIHRVQSCLGQAMASLMMKFGIVPGLQVGQKFLPGSLQSSLSMINETSMQNPIGNIMQSASKTLEHTSQGLSREGTLNMGSKYEAFTSKEASVDTFLGTRSEKVVSSFLQNPILKKEDVELNELAGRLRSENNVLQMVLKHQQVIEELMEENEKLRLILVEELKVPPSKLQLSSSKTKFLSPCSDCFECRRRQRKLK; the protein is encoded by the exons ATGGAGAAAAGTAAAATTGGTGGTGGTCCGCCCGGGAAGCTTGCAATTCAAATAGAGAATCCGTTTGCTTTGAAGGTGGGTCAAGTCTTCACTGGCTTTGGCATCGGTTGTGGTATTGGGATCGGCGTCGGCCGCCCTTTAAACTTTG GTGCAATACCTGCACTGCAGCAAGTTATGAGTGCCACCAGAGGTGCAACGGATGCTTTGTCTGGTGTCGGGGGACATGTCAATACAACA TTGAGAAGGTTGGGAGCAAAGAATATTGAAGCTGGTATTGGATGTGGAGTTGGTTTTGGTCATGGTTTTGGAGTCG GCCTTGCTTTAAAGCCTGGTGTGATTCATCGTGTTCAATCTTGTCTTGGA cAAGCAATGGCAAGTTTGATGATGAAGTTTGGAATTGTTCCTGGCTTACAAGTTGGTCAGAAATTCCTCCCAGGGTCCTTGCAAAGCAGCTTGAGCATGATAAATGAGACCTCAATGCAAAATCCAATTGGAAATATCATGCAATCAGCATCAAAAACCCTGGAACACACTTCTCAAGGATTATCAAGGGAGGGAACATTGAATATGGGATCCAAATATGAAGCTTTTACATCTAAAGAAGCTTCAGTGGATACATTCCTTGGTACTCGGTCAGAAAAAGTTGTCAGCAGTTTCTTGCAGAATCCAATTTTGAAAAAGGAGGATGTTGAACTTAATGAATTG GCTGGACGCTTGCGATCAGAAAACAATGTTCTTCAAATG GTATTGAAACACCAACAAGTCATTGAAGAGCTAATGGAGGAAAATGAAAAGCTTCGTCTAATACTGGTGGAAGAACTGAAAGTTCCACCCAGCAAGCTCCAACTCAGCAGCTCGAAAACTAAATTTCTCAGTCCATGTTCTGATTGTTTTGAATGCCGCAGAAGACAAAGAAAACTGAAATGA